One segment of Rhodothermus bifroesti DNA contains the following:
- a CDS encoding efflux RND transporter periplasmic adaptor subunit — protein sequence MRWWILLVSLAACQQAPVEQLLPKATEAPASVRPVADSAAPRVLRLTAEQQRQLQVRVAPVVYQRAYYEVVIPGEVYAAPGLMAQVASPIDGRVARLQVREGEAVRRGQVLLELESLSFAELVSDFLEAQAEEAYLERQLARLKQLVAQALSPQSALDRTEADFVRAQAQRMAAEVRLRALGITPEEAQQWGRQERPLLPIRALIDGYVDQRQVELGQAVSAHQELMRILNPTRVHIRGFLAPEDAVGLEPGDSVRLVLQMPDSLVLQAQVHTINPALDPESRAVVVNIISDTRQGWPKPGQSVRLRLQLQTPQPVYVVPLQALAYDGQQAIVFVQHTPDTYEVRPVTVWRIDERQVLLLAGVRQGEAVVVEPVFSLKALLRYAEFAEE from the coding sequence ATGCGTTGGTGGATACTACTCGTCAGTTTAGCTGCTTGTCAGCAGGCGCCGGTTGAGCAATTATTGCCAAAAGCTACAGAAGCGCCTGCTTCGGTGCGCCCGGTAGCCGATTCAGCTGCGCCACGGGTCTTGCGCCTTACGGCTGAGCAGCAGCGTCAGCTTCAGGTGCGCGTTGCGCCGGTGGTTTATCAGCGGGCCTATTACGAGGTGGTTATTCCGGGGGAGGTGTATGCAGCACCTGGCCTGATGGCTCAGGTCGCCAGTCCTATAGATGGCCGCGTTGCACGGCTCCAGGTGCGTGAAGGCGAAGCAGTGCGTCGGGGACAGGTGCTCTTGGAGCTCGAAAGCCTCTCTTTTGCTGAGCTGGTTTCTGATTTCCTTGAAGCTCAGGCCGAAGAAGCCTACCTAGAGCGCCAACTTGCGCGGCTCAAGCAGCTGGTAGCGCAAGCACTCTCGCCGCAGAGCGCGCTGGACCGGACCGAAGCTGATTTCGTGCGTGCGCAGGCGCAGCGCATGGCTGCTGAGGTGCGGCTGCGTGCGCTAGGCATCACCCCTGAAGAAGCGCAGCAGTGGGGCCGACAGGAGCGGCCGCTTTTGCCCATTCGCGCGCTGATCGATGGCTATGTGGATCAGCGCCAAGTCGAGCTGGGCCAGGCCGTAAGCGCACATCAGGAGCTCATGCGCATTTTGAATCCGACGCGGGTGCATATTCGCGGCTTCTTGGCGCCAGAAGACGCTGTTGGGCTGGAGCCAGGCGACTCTGTCAGGCTGGTTTTGCAGATGCCCGATTCGCTAGTGCTGCAGGCTCAGGTGCATACGATCAACCCTGCACTTGATCCCGAAAGTCGTGCCGTTGTGGTCAATATTATCTCCGACACGCGGCAAGGATGGCCTAAGCCAGGACAAAGCGTGCGATTGCGGCTGCAGCTTCAAACGCCTCAGCCGGTCTATGTGGTGCCGCTGCAGGCTTTGGCTTACGACGGGCAGCAGGCGATTGTTTTTGTGCAGCACACGCCCGATACCTATGAGGTGCGACCCGTTACCGTGTGGCGCATTGACGAACGCCAGGTGCTTCTTTTAGCGGGGGTCCGCCAAGGCGAAGCCGTGGTGGTGGAGCCGGTTTTTAGCCTTAAGGCACTCCTGCGCTATGCCGAATTTGCCGAGGAATAG
- a CDS encoding response regulator transcription factor: protein MAARLLVVEDEAKLASLLRQGLEEEGYAVDWVLTGEEALARLEHFPPALMIVDVRLPGIDGIELCRRVRSRWPELPILVLTALDGVEDRVRGLRAGADDYLPKPFAFEELLARIEALLRRSQRQALRQVLRDGPLTLDLQARTASCGTQPLHLTPREFDLLAYLLQHPLQALTRAQLYREVWHENFDRGTNLVEVYINYLRQKLKAAGCPGRIATVWGVGYRYEPGGATRWKP, encoded by the coding sequence ATGGCTGCCCGTTTATTGGTCGTTGAAGATGAAGCCAAGCTGGCAAGTCTTCTCCGCCAAGGCCTAGAGGAAGAAGGGTATGCGGTCGACTGGGTGCTCACCGGCGAAGAAGCACTGGCACGTTTAGAACATTTCCCCCCAGCTTTAATGATCGTGGACGTACGTCTTCCTGGCATCGATGGGATTGAACTGTGCCGTCGCGTACGCAGCCGTTGGCCGGAGCTGCCCATCTTGGTGCTTACAGCACTCGACGGTGTAGAAGACCGCGTGCGCGGCCTGCGGGCTGGCGCCGATGATTACCTACCTAAGCCTTTTGCCTTCGAAGAGCTGCTGGCCCGCATCGAGGCCTTGCTGCGCCGCAGCCAGCGCCAAGCCCTACGCCAAGTGCTTCGCGACGGGCCTTTAACGCTCGATCTACAAGCCCGCACGGCAAGCTGCGGCACGCAGCCCTTGCATCTTACCCCTCGAGAATTTGACCTCCTAGCCTACTTGCTTCAGCACCCCCTCCAAGCACTAACGCGCGCGCAACTGTACCGCGAAGTCTGGCACGAAAACTTTGATCGGGGGACCAACCTGGTCGAAGTCTACATCAACTACTTACGGCAAAAGCTCAAAGCGGCAGGCTGCCCAGGACGTATCGCTACCGTCTGGGGCGTCGGGTACCGCTACGAACCGGGAGGGGCGACACGATGGAAACCCTAA
- a CDS encoding sensor histidine kinase, with protein MALGLAGLAAWLMAYVWINQMARLPLQNEAQLVAHAIVQGGELQIEAYYWDEPHHRLLERHIDPFFLQVFDAKGRLLRQSDNIALLGAPYPQTLLHPPVAQEPFWQPLRTFRIGSHTLYYVVYPLYDAQQRYLGALQLARLEPGFLALYRQTALGIGLIWAVLSGLTLLLLALSSQRVLGPLHQLTQATAALSADRLHEPIRIQGPLDRETALLLSALNDLLRRLHEAFDELRRFTANASHELKTPLTILRGQAELALRRPRSAEHYRETLHNILRQTEHLTTLVEHLLLLSRLDQPETPFSFTPVDLSALVAQELEPFRARAAARGIALTAALDPKAQTMGVATLLKEVVRNVLDNALKYTPKGAIEVTVMRSGTQVVLEVRDTGVGIPPEALPHITERFYRVPSTAAGVEGHGLGLALVARIVTLHNGVLGFASQVGQGTTVRVTLPALAIAIPDPQPIDT; from the coding sequence ATGGCGCTGGGCCTGGCAGGACTAGCCGCTTGGCTCATGGCCTATGTCTGGATTAATCAGATGGCGCGCTTGCCCTTGCAAAACGAAGCCCAGCTGGTCGCCCACGCAATTGTACAGGGGGGCGAGCTGCAGATCGAGGCGTACTATTGGGATGAGCCCCACCATCGACTGCTTGAGCGGCATATCGATCCATTTTTTTTGCAGGTCTTTGACGCGAAGGGTCGGCTGCTCCGCCAATCGGACAATATTGCCCTTCTGGGTGCACCCTATCCCCAAACGCTGCTGCACCCGCCTGTTGCACAGGAGCCCTTCTGGCAGCCGCTACGGACTTTTCGCATCGGCAGCCACACGCTCTACTACGTAGTTTATCCGCTCTACGACGCTCAGCAGCGCTACCTGGGTGCCCTGCAACTGGCCCGATTGGAGCCCGGTTTTTTAGCCCTCTATCGCCAAACAGCCCTTGGCATTGGCTTGATCTGGGCAGTGCTGTCTGGATTGACCCTGTTGCTCTTAGCCCTAAGCAGCCAGCGCGTGCTGGGCCCCCTACATCAACTCACCCAAGCTACAGCTGCGCTTTCGGCCGATCGGCTCCACGAGCCAATTCGGATTCAAGGCCCCTTAGATCGAGAAACCGCTTTGCTACTTTCAGCCCTCAACGACCTATTGCGCCGTCTGCATGAGGCTTTCGACGAGCTTCGGCGCTTTACAGCCAATGCCTCCCATGAACTCAAAACCCCCCTGACTATTTTACGTGGACAAGCAGAGTTAGCCTTGCGACGCCCCCGCTCTGCAGAGCACTATCGCGAAACCCTTCACAACATACTGCGCCAAACGGAACACCTAACCACCCTTGTAGAGCACCTCCTACTGCTGAGTCGCCTAGACCAACCCGAAACACCATTTTCGTTTACGCCGGTTGACCTATCGGCACTCGTAGCGCAAGAGCTTGAGCCGTTTCGGGCACGCGCTGCCGCTCGGGGAATCGCGCTGACCGCTGCTTTAGATCCGAAAGCCCAAACGATGGGGGTAGCCACACTGCTCAAGGAAGTGGTACGCAACGTGCTGGATAACGCCCTCAAATACACGCCGAAAGGCGCCATAGAGGTCACCGTGATGCGGTCTGGAACGCAAGTAGTCCTAGAAGTGCGCGACACAGGCGTGGGCATTCCTCCTGAAGCGTTGCCACACATTACAGAGCGCTTTTACCGCGTGCCTTCAACAGCGGCGGGCGTTGAGGGACACGGACTAGGCCTAGCGCTGGTAGCCCGCATCGTCACGCTCCACAACGGCGTGCTTGGGTTTGCTTCCCAAGTTGGCCAAGGCACCACCGTTCGGGTAACGTTACCCGCTTTAGCGATTGCTATCCCAGACCCTCAGCCTATCGACACCTAA
- a CDS encoding PQQ-dependent sugar dehydrogenase gives MVRVFLLAGCLGLLLGCHNAQHAPADDQALGCDPDNGGITLPAGFCAQVVADEVGRARHLVVRDNGDIYVALMELKNGHGIAALRDTTGDGRADVIAYFGEVPGTGIDIWNGYLYFAPDTALLRYRLVEGELVPQGPPELVAGGLPERGQHAAKTFAFDQAGYVYVNIGAPSNACQSRDRQRGVPGMDPCPLLEQYGGIWRFRANLTGQRQQDGLRYATGIRNAVAIAWNPWANALYVVQHGRDQLNTLWPEYFDAEDNANLPAEEFFRVDEGDDFGWPYCYYDPIQNKKVLAPEYGGDGQTVGRCAQFEDPLVAYPAHWAPNDLIFYNGTQFPERYRSGAFIAFHGSWNRAPLPQAGYNVVFQPMNPDGTPSGAWEVFADGFAGATPIQSTGEARHRPMGLAVGPDGALYISDSVRGRIWRVVYQGS, from the coding sequence ATGGTCCGCGTTTTTTTGCTTGCTGGATGTTTAGGACTCCTCTTGGGATGCCATAATGCGCAGCATGCTCCGGCTGATGATCAGGCTCTGGGCTGTGATCCTGACAACGGAGGTATTACGCTGCCAGCCGGTTTTTGCGCTCAAGTTGTGGCCGATGAGGTAGGACGGGCACGGCACCTTGTTGTGCGCGACAATGGGGACATTTACGTCGCCTTAATGGAGCTGAAAAATGGCCATGGCATTGCTGCCTTGCGCGATACTACGGGTGATGGTCGAGCCGACGTGATCGCTTACTTTGGTGAAGTTCCAGGCACCGGCATCGACATTTGGAATGGGTATCTCTACTTTGCGCCAGATACAGCGTTGCTGCGCTATCGGCTTGTTGAAGGCGAGCTGGTGCCTCAAGGACCGCCGGAACTGGTTGCTGGCGGATTGCCCGAGCGGGGACAGCATGCGGCCAAAACCTTTGCTTTTGACCAGGCCGGCTATGTGTATGTCAACATTGGCGCTCCCTCGAATGCTTGCCAGTCGCGTGATCGCCAACGTGGGGTTCCAGGCATGGATCCTTGTCCACTGCTTGAGCAGTACGGCGGTATCTGGCGCTTTCGCGCTAACCTGACGGGCCAACGTCAGCAGGACGGCCTTCGCTATGCTACGGGCATTCGCAACGCGGTAGCCATTGCTTGGAATCCATGGGCCAACGCCCTCTATGTCGTCCAGCATGGCCGAGATCAGCTCAATACGCTTTGGCCAGAGTACTTTGACGCTGAGGACAATGCCAACTTGCCTGCTGAGGAATTTTTCCGGGTAGATGAAGGGGATGACTTTGGCTGGCCTTACTGCTACTACGACCCTATCCAAAACAAAAAGGTATTGGCGCCTGAGTATGGCGGCGACGGCCAAACGGTTGGGCGGTGCGCACAGTTTGAGGATCCTCTGGTGGCTTATCCTGCCCATTGGGCGCCTAACGACCTGATCTTTTACAACGGTACGCAGTTTCCCGAACGCTACCGCAGCGGTGCCTTTATCGCCTTTCATGGCTCCTGGAACCGCGCGCCGCTGCCGCAAGCAGGCTATAACGTAGTCTTTCAGCCCATGAACCCTGACGGTACGCCCTCTGGTGCATGGGAAGTGTTTGCTGATGGGTTTGCTGGGGCTACGCCTATTCAGAGCACAGGGGAAGCGCGGCATCGGCCCATGGGGTTGGCTGTTGGACCTGACGGTGCGCTCTATATTAGCGACTCGGTACGCGGCCGCATCTGGCGTGTAGTGTATCAGGGAAGTTAG
- a CDS encoding carboxypeptidase-like regulatory domain-containing protein yields MLGFKAHIILGAVVLLCWSGCLADLPRDNPMDPRSDQYAPQGRVEGIVTRQYPPYPPLAGVLVYLWPETDTIAQGRTARSNTAGRFVFSEVPPGRYRLWVQAAGYRALQDTQYVEVISNQTLTLNVRLNALPYFATYMLTTVHISRWWPQSDLYRLEVEAQVIDPDDLRDVMRVWLEIPALQFSDTLQSTQPAGRFFTIIPAEALPLPSLHALIGYDLYLGALDRNGDTVHTSALRLSRIIDAVPTALEPRGLAVVDTTQPLLRWERLDMPFPFTYRIDVVRREADLDIPVVTLENLSATRDSVRIPQPLASGVYYWTVSLVDAFGNRSRSKEAGFQVP; encoded by the coding sequence ATGCTGGGCTTTAAGGCGCATATCATATTAGGCGCAGTCGTCCTGCTGTGCTGGAGCGGATGTCTGGCCGATCTGCCTCGCGACAACCCAATGGATCCGCGTTCAGATCAATATGCTCCCCAGGGTCGCGTCGAAGGCATTGTTACGCGCCAATATCCTCCTTACCCTCCTTTGGCAGGGGTTCTCGTCTACCTCTGGCCAGAAACGGACACCATAGCGCAAGGACGAACAGCGCGCAGCAACACCGCTGGTCGCTTTGTTTTCAGTGAGGTTCCCCCTGGGCGCTACCGGCTTTGGGTACAGGCTGCAGGATACCGAGCGCTCCAAGACACGCAATATGTTGAAGTTATTTCCAATCAGACACTTACGTTAAACGTACGCCTGAACGCCCTACCTTATTTTGCCACCTATATGCTCACTACGGTGCACATCAGCCGCTGGTGGCCCCAGTCCGATTTATATCGGTTAGAAGTTGAAGCGCAAGTGATCGATCCCGACGACTTGCGGGATGTAATGCGCGTATGGTTAGAAATTCCCGCGTTGCAATTTTCCGATACATTGCAATCCACGCAACCAGCAGGTCGGTTTTTTACCATCATACCCGCTGAAGCTTTGCCGCTACCTTCGCTGCATGCCTTAATAGGCTATGACCTGTACTTAGGCGCCCTGGATCGTAACGGCGACACGGTCCACACGTCGGCCTTACGCCTTAGCCGCATCATCGATGCCGTACCCACAGCGCTAGAACCACGCGGACTAGCAGTCGTGGATACCACCCAACCTTTGCTGCGCTGGGAGCGTCTCGATATGCCTTTTCCATTTACTTATCGTATTGATGTGGTGCGCCGGGAAGCCGACCTGGACATTCCTGTGGTCACCTTGGAAAACCTCAGCGCTACCCGTGATTCGGTACGTATACCACAACCCCTAGCTTCCGGCGTATATTATTGGACAGTTTCTCTGGTCGATGCATTTGGCAACCGCAGCCGCTCCAAAGAAGCTGGATTCCAAGTTCCATGA
- a CDS encoding sigma-54 interaction domain-containing protein, which produces MSAPPTMRTSFEALAEIALVINTLRDPEVLLEKVLEIAIETLEAERGFILLKAPQYPEGFAIRAQRNFTEQQLGEIVRISTSVVHEVLRTGQPVLLYEAQQDERYRKAESIVIQRIQSIACVPLRIKERLIGAIYLDSLSRRSPFTRECLPFLEAFAHQAAVAIENAQLYQSLREENRRLRSEIQRLHGFEGIVGQSPAMREVFDTMARVLDTDATVLIEGESGTGKELIARALHYNGERKHQPFVAVFCGSLPDELLESELFGHKKGAFTGALSDKKGLFEVADGGTVFLDEVGDLSPRMQTALLRVLQEGEIRRVGDTQIRKVDVRVISATNKPLRELVRQGKFREDLYYRLNTIQITVPPLRQRRGDIPLLAHHFLDKYAVKKRAHIKGFTPQALEALERYHWPGNVRELENTIERAVVLARGEFITPEDLRLPETDGADPFEPDLPLHEVERRVVLRTLKRHEGNISETARVLGVSRRWLHYKLKEWHVQDA; this is translated from the coding sequence ATGAGTGCACCCCCTACGATGCGGACTTCGTTTGAAGCGCTGGCAGAAATTGCGCTGGTAATCAACACACTTCGGGACCCCGAGGTGCTGTTGGAAAAAGTGCTGGAAATTGCCATAGAAACGCTGGAAGCGGAACGGGGCTTTATTCTGCTTAAAGCGCCGCAGTATCCTGAAGGGTTTGCCATACGGGCGCAGCGCAACTTCACCGAGCAACAACTGGGTGAGATTGTACGCATCTCGACCAGTGTTGTGCATGAAGTGCTGCGCACCGGCCAACCCGTACTCCTGTACGAAGCGCAACAAGACGAACGCTATCGCAAGGCAGAAAGCATCGTCATCCAACGCATCCAGTCGATTGCCTGCGTGCCGCTGCGCATTAAGGAACGCCTGATCGGGGCCATCTACCTAGACAGCCTTTCGCGCCGCAGCCCTTTTACGCGCGAATGCTTGCCTTTTCTAGAAGCTTTTGCCCACCAGGCGGCTGTGGCCATCGAAAATGCCCAGCTCTACCAGTCGTTGCGGGAGGAAAACCGGCGGCTACGCAGCGAAATCCAGCGCCTTCATGGCTTTGAAGGCATCGTAGGGCAAAGCCCGGCCATGCGCGAAGTCTTCGATACGATGGCCCGCGTGCTCGACACCGACGCTACCGTCCTCATTGAAGGCGAAAGCGGAACCGGAAAAGAACTGATCGCCCGCGCTTTGCACTACAACGGCGAGCGCAAACACCAACCGTTTGTAGCCGTTTTCTGCGGATCCCTACCTGACGAACTGTTAGAAAGTGAGCTTTTTGGCCACAAAAAAGGCGCTTTTACCGGAGCGCTAAGCGACAAAAAAGGCCTGTTTGAAGTCGCTGACGGCGGTACCGTGTTTCTGGATGAGGTGGGCGACCTAAGCCCACGCATGCAGACGGCCCTTTTGCGGGTGCTCCAGGAAGGGGAAATTCGACGCGTGGGCGACACGCAGATCCGAAAAGTCGACGTGCGGGTTATTTCGGCCACCAACAAACCGCTACGTGAACTGGTACGCCAAGGCAAGTTTCGCGAAGACCTCTACTACCGACTGAACACGATCCAGATCACCGTCCCTCCCTTGCGCCAACGGCGCGGCGACATCCCCCTTCTAGCCCATCATTTTCTCGATAAGTACGCGGTCAAAAAGCGCGCGCATATCAAAGGCTTTACGCCTCAAGCCCTTGAGGCGCTTGAGCGTTACCACTGGCCTGGCAACGTGCGTGAACTGGAAAACACGATTGAGCGTGCTGTAGTGCTCGCGCGGGGTGAGTTTATTACGCCCGAAGACCTGCGCCTGCCCGAAACCGACGGCGCCGATCCGTTTGAGCCCGACCTGCCACTGCACGAAGTAGAACGACGCGTGGTGCTGCGTACGCTCAAGCGGCATGAGGGTAATATTTCGGAGACAGCACGCGTGCTGGGCGTTTCACGACGCTGGTTACACTATAAACTGAAAGAATGGCACGTCCAGGACGCATAG
- a CDS encoding serine/threonine-protein kinase, with protein sequence MARPGRIADLQPFAELASGPTATVYKAYQASLDRFVLLKVLHADLACEPDLAEHFEEEARLAARVQHPNVVAVYAFGRTEDQLYLVTEFVEGCSLRELLRHGPLPLPIALYIAAEVTRGLKAAHEKGILHRDLKPSNILISLEGQVKLTDFGMATSLAKATGDALRGTPAYLAPELLLGEAPSPQADLFALGATLFEMLTGVQAFPGETTGEIFDALLHHDPLPRLRTLARAPEAVVQLCARLLAKQPTARYATADEVLQALAQVQHQEGFWATAKELSLYLEHPASFQAAAASPPTLPPAPTATPSRRLRRSLWLSISLGLLGLSIITFWSLRVGPVDTMVSPPADTTLTLTQDTVPSETLSTAPSNTPLQSALEPNFPASRSPQDTVEHSLPTSPPPSSLSATTAPAAHPPKARLRLQVTPWAYVFLENAGQLDSIGVTPLDTPLALTPGTYTLYLRNPEFPPHRFSVSLHAGQDTLLNVSLWAQVGRLWLAIHPWAYVYLNDRFYDVMPPQEQPLIVSPGTHRLRLVHPSLGTIDTLVHVQAGTEQTIQIDLMRRP encoded by the coding sequence ATGGCACGTCCAGGACGCATAGCCGACCTGCAACCGTTTGCGGAGCTGGCTAGCGGCCCTACTGCTACGGTCTACAAGGCCTATCAGGCCTCGCTGGATCGCTTTGTACTGCTTAAAGTCTTGCACGCCGACCTGGCCTGCGAACCGGACCTAGCCGAGCACTTTGAAGAAGAAGCCCGCCTAGCAGCGCGCGTGCAACACCCTAACGTCGTGGCCGTCTACGCCTTTGGGCGTACCGAAGACCAGCTCTATTTGGTAACCGAATTTGTCGAAGGATGCTCGCTGCGCGAGCTGCTTCGCCATGGTCCGCTGCCGCTTCCGATTGCCCTGTACATTGCCGCCGAAGTCACCCGCGGCCTAAAAGCAGCACACGAGAAAGGCATCTTACACCGCGATCTAAAGCCTTCTAACATCTTGATTTCCCTGGAAGGCCAGGTTAAGCTAACTGATTTTGGCATGGCAACTAGCCTTGCCAAGGCTACAGGTGACGCGCTGCGTGGCACACCCGCTTATTTGGCTCCTGAGCTTCTTTTAGGCGAAGCCCCTTCCCCACAGGCCGATCTGTTTGCCCTAGGGGCTACGCTGTTTGAAATGCTGACCGGCGTTCAGGCTTTCCCTGGGGAAACGACCGGCGAAATCTTTGATGCGCTGCTGCACCACGATCCTCTACCAAGGCTACGTACGCTGGCCCGTGCTCCCGAAGCCGTAGTGCAGCTTTGCGCCCGGCTTCTGGCTAAGCAACCAACAGCCCGCTACGCCACCGCCGATGAGGTCCTACAAGCCCTTGCGCAGGTGCAGCACCAAGAAGGTTTTTGGGCCACGGCCAAGGAGCTGTCGCTGTATTTGGAGCATCCCGCATCGTTTCAGGCAGCAGCTGCATCCCCCCCAACGCTCCCCCCAGCTCCTACAGCAACACCTTCCAGGCGCTTGCGACGCTCCTTGTGGCTTAGCATCAGCCTTGGACTGCTCGGGCTGTCTATCATCACGTTCTGGAGCTTACGTGTAGGCCCTGTCGACACCATGGTGTCCCCCCCTGCCGACACCACGCTTACCCTGACGCAGGACACTGTCCCTTCCGAAACGCTAAGCACCGCACCCTCCAACACGCCTCTTCAGTCTGCGCTTGAGCCCAACTTTCCCGCTAGCCGTTCACCCCAAGACACCGTTGAGCATAGCCTCCCCACGAGTCCTCCTCCCTCATCGCTTTCTGCCACTACAGCACCTGCAGCACACCCCCCCAAAGCACGCTTGCGCTTGCAGGTTACCCCTTGGGCTTACGTCTTTCTAGAAAATGCTGGACAACTCGACTCTATTGGCGTTACCCCGCTAGATACTCCGCTTGCACTGACACCTGGCACCTACACCCTCTACCTACGCAATCCCGAGTTTCCTCCCCACCGCTTTTCCGTCTCCCTGCACGCTGGTCAAGACACGCTCCTAAACGTGTCGCTATGGGCACAGGTAGGACGGCTGTGGCTGGCGATCCACCCTTGGGCTTATGTTTACCTCAACGACCGTTTTTATGACGTAATGCCTCCTCAAGAACAACCATTGATTGTCTCGCCGGGTACGCATCGTTTGCGACTAGTGCATCCCTCACTGGGCACCATCGATACCCTGGTGCACGTACAAGCGGGCACTGAGCAAACCATCCAAATTGATCTTATGCGCCGTCCCTAA
- a CDS encoding Kelch repeat-containing protein, whose product MGILIGFILLFVVATSQAQPAWRELPPMPTPRYAAAAATLHGRIYVIGGIGLDGKPLTTVEAYDPALQAWIREVPQLEEPVAFAAAVTLEDNLYLIGGMDENGETTDEVWMLDWTQRWQRVASLQQERQELAAIAFGSQIYAIGGRSLAEGPSSIGRQVQPRSLASIERYDPQKDAWEVLPFPIQLVQPVHLAAATTWEDKIYIIGGLSNNLPIGIIQQFRPLTGEVVLDQTLLLPYEWWAGAALTYRNAILLLGGLSGKETGLTAVQALRWTDNGWQLESLPPLRQARFSFAAVLHNDTIFVFGGLEQRDGKPLNNAEATSAAVLTNRQTETLPPDFWLQPPYPHPFQEQVTFTFSLSSQQADKPVTLTVYDLLGRPVAHLLQGAVAPGSHVLVWDGRTMLGSSLPAGVYIVRLVQGAFHQERLLIRAP is encoded by the coding sequence ATGGGCATTTTGATCGGGTTCATCCTGCTGTTTGTTGTGGCCACGAGCCAGGCTCAGCCAGCTTGGCGCGAGCTACCTCCTATGCCAACACCTCGCTATGCTGCTGCTGCGGCAACCCTGCACGGCCGCATCTATGTTATTGGCGGTATCGGACTAGACGGGAAACCGCTCACTACCGTTGAAGCCTATGATCCTGCACTCCAAGCGTGGATCCGTGAAGTGCCCCAACTTGAAGAGCCCGTAGCTTTCGCTGCTGCCGTTACGCTAGAAGACAACCTGTACCTCATTGGTGGCATGGACGAAAATGGCGAAACGACCGATGAGGTATGGATGCTCGACTGGACGCAACGCTGGCAGCGCGTAGCCTCGCTGCAGCAGGAGCGACAAGAGCTGGCTGCCATAGCTTTTGGCAGCCAGATTTATGCTATAGGGGGAAGATCCCTTGCTGAAGGACCCTCCTCCATTGGTCGCCAAGTCCAGCCACGATCACTAGCCAGCATCGAACGCTACGATCCCCAGAAAGACGCTTGGGAAGTGCTGCCCTTCCCTATCCAGCTCGTGCAGCCCGTCCACCTGGCAGCAGCAACCACTTGGGAAGACAAGATTTACATCATCGGCGGTCTGAGCAACAACTTGCCCATAGGCATCATCCAACAATTTCGGCCCCTAACGGGCGAGGTCGTCCTCGACCAAACGTTGCTGCTCCCTTATGAGTGGTGGGCCGGGGCTGCCTTAACCTACCGGAATGCAATTCTTCTGCTTGGCGGATTAAGTGGAAAAGAAACAGGCCTGACTGCCGTTCAGGCCCTGCGCTGGACCGACAACGGCTGGCAGCTTGAATCTTTACCCCCGCTACGCCAGGCCCGCTTTAGCTTTGCAGCTGTGCTGCACAACGATACCATCTTCGTATTTGGCGGACTAGAGCAGCGAGACGGCAAACCGCTCAATAATGCTGAGGCTACTTCAGCAGCCGTACTGACCAACCGCCAAACGGAGACACTCCCCCCTGACTTCTGGCTGCAGCCCCCCTATCCGCATCCGTTCCAAGAGCAGGTTACCTTTACCTTTTCTTTAAGCAGCCAGCAAGCCGACAAGCCAGTAACGCTAACGGTTTACGACCTTTTAGGACGCCCTGTTGCTCACTTACTCCAAGGCGCCGTAGCGCCCGGAAGCCATGTGCTCGTATGGGATGGGCGCACAATGCTGGGATCTTCGCTTCCGGCAGGCGTTTATATCGTACGCCTGGTACAAGGCGCTTTTCACCAAGAGCGACTGCTTATTCGAGCTCCCTAA